In a genomic window of [Empedobacter] haloabium:
- a CDS encoding response regulator, which yields MYRVMLVEDDARLADLVTEYLAGYEFKVDVVSRGDEAVARFKAAPPDIVVLDLMLPGLDGMLVCRQLRDITKVPILIMTAREDSYDEVSLLEQGADDFINKPVQPRVLLARLRALLRRTQNKQASDMLTFGALSIATSDRTVTWRGEPCVLSNTEYKLLLVLAESAGTVLSRDALLKKMRGIEFDGLDRSIDNSISKLRRKFDDSESEKIKTVWGEGYLFSPSAWL from the coding sequence ATGTATCGAGTGATGCTGGTGGAGGACGACGCCCGCCTGGCCGACCTGGTCACGGAGTACCTTGCGGGCTATGAATTCAAGGTGGACGTGGTCAGCCGCGGCGACGAAGCCGTGGCACGCTTCAAGGCCGCGCCGCCGGACATCGTGGTACTGGACCTGATGCTGCCCGGTCTGGACGGCATGCTGGTCTGCCGCCAGTTGCGCGACATCACCAAGGTGCCGATCCTGATCATGACGGCGCGCGAGGATTCCTACGACGAGGTGTCGCTGCTGGAACAGGGCGCCGACGACTTCATCAACAAGCCTGTGCAACCGCGCGTGCTGCTGGCGCGCCTGCGCGCGCTGCTGCGCCGCACGCAGAACAAGCAGGCCAGCGACATGCTGACCTTCGGCGCGCTGTCGATCGCCACCAGCGACCGCACCGTCACCTGGCGCGGCGAGCCGTGCGTGCTCAGCAATACCGAGTACAAGCTGCTGCTGGTACTGGCCGAGTCGGCCGGCACCGTGCTGTCGCGCGACGCGCTGCTGAAGAAGATGCGCGGCATCGAATTCGACGGCCTCGACCGCAGTATCGACAACAGCATCTCCAAGCTGCGCCGCAAGTTCGACGATTCGGAATCCGAAAAGATCAAGACCGTCTGGGGCGAGGGCTATCTGTTCTCGCCGTCCGCCTGGCTGTAA
- a CDS encoding MipA/OmpV family protein, translated as MFKFFVLAVAGTCGTAFAQTPASNPMPDGSRDMYIGLGVQAVPRYEGAAGHRNAILPVLQVAWSNGLFVSGMSAGMHWSPSPSVEYGPLIALAPGRDASGNRLFRLATAGDSGADGSPPTTWLPSTGIGEGPVDSHPIDENVPQSIEASNNRLEGMATIGRRVVYGGFANVYMARQWRLTGNVLYGAGNDRRGLRAVLSIQHLAQQLAPHHALSLSAGVSLVNRAYNQAYFGVTEYEAGHTMNLRYAPDGGLQDVRVAARWNWALSPSWMLTTGMQASRLLGDAKRSPLVERATNLSASSALAYRF; from the coding sequence ATGTTCAAGTTTTTCGTACTTGCCGTGGCAGGCACGTGCGGTACGGCGTTCGCGCAAACGCCCGCCAGCAATCCCATGCCGGATGGGAGCCGTGATATGTATATTGGACTCGGTGTGCAGGCGGTACCTCGTTACGAGGGCGCCGCGGGCCACCGCAACGCCATCTTGCCTGTGCTTCAGGTCGCCTGGAGCAACGGGCTGTTCGTGTCTGGCATGAGCGCAGGGATGCACTGGTCGCCCTCGCCATCGGTCGAATATGGGCCGCTGATCGCCCTGGCACCGGGCCGCGACGCGTCCGGCAACCGCCTGTTCCGCCTGGCCACCGCGGGCGACAGCGGCGCCGACGGCAGCCCGCCCACGACCTGGCTGCCGTCCACCGGCATCGGCGAGGGCCCGGTCGACAGCCATCCCATCGACGAGAACGTTCCCCAATCCATCGAGGCCAGCAACAACCGGCTGGAAGGGATGGCGACGATCGGCCGCCGCGTCGTCTACGGCGGTTTCGCCAACGTCTACATGGCACGCCAGTGGCGCCTGACCGGCAACGTACTGTACGGCGCCGGCAACGACCGCCGCGGCTTGCGCGCCGTGTTGTCGATCCAGCACCTGGCGCAGCAACTCGCGCCCCATCATGCGCTGTCGCTGTCGGCCGGGGTCTCGCTGGTCAACCGCGCCTATAACCAGGCCTATTTCGGCGTGACCGAGTACGAAGCGGGGCACACGATGAACCTGCGCTATGCGCCGGACGGCGGCCTGCAGGACGTGCGCGTGGCCGCGCGCTGGAATTGGGCGCTGAGCCCGTCATGGATGCTGACGACGGGGATGCAGGCCAGCCGGCTGCTGGGCGATGCCAAGCGCAGCCCCCTGGTCGAGCGGGCCACCAACCTGTCGGCGTCCAGCGCGCTGGCTTACCGGTTCTGA
- a CDS encoding ATP-binding protein: MNRLFFRFFVLVMLSISVAAFIVYFAINRLFGDPLESIARNQAAAQIFLLEQYVDQAPADGWLDRLNKVREVSDVRFDLIPLANARQQLPSREREAFERGEVVIDIANKALFRRVDLTGDKYIGSNEEAIYAQNLPIDIKVALQMEAVRYVIVALALLIPIGIWSRSHWRGLQILMKVADRFGSGQLKVRAQMKPGDSIYPLAERINHMADRIETLLEAQRGLLHSVSHEIRTPIARLEFALELLHDTVGDTVLEKRIGSMQGDLTELKSLVSELLGMARLDSEQPLRYETFDVTEALRNCANGLPPAEVSLDVSVPDGLGTYYGDCRLLMRATGNLLRNAQKYANGQVALSAARKLGGVTIVVDDDGAGIPEEEREKVFEPFYRLDRSRDRNTGGFGLGLSIASKAVSLHGGTLKIETSPLGGARFVITLPPA, from the coding sequence ATGAACCGCCTGTTTTTCCGCTTTTTCGTCCTCGTGATGCTGTCGATCAGCGTGGCGGCGTTCATCGTGTATTTCGCCATCAACCGGCTGTTTGGCGATCCGCTGGAAAGCATCGCGCGCAACCAGGCGGCGGCCCAGATCTTCCTGCTGGAACAGTATGTGGACCAGGCCCCGGCGGACGGCTGGCTGGACCGCCTGAACAAGGTGCGCGAGGTGTCGGACGTACGTTTCGACCTGATTCCGCTGGCTAACGCGCGCCAGCAATTGCCCAGCCGCGAACGCGAGGCGTTCGAGCGCGGCGAAGTCGTCATCGACATCGCCAACAAGGCCCTGTTTCGCCGCGTCGATTTAACCGGCGATAAATATATCGGCAGCAACGAAGAAGCGATTTACGCGCAAAACCTGCCCATCGATATCAAGGTGGCGCTGCAAATGGAGGCGGTCCGCTACGTCATCGTCGCGCTAGCCTTGTTGATTCCGATCGGCATCTGGTCGCGCTCCCACTGGCGCGGGCTGCAGATCCTGATGAAGGTCGCCGACCGGTTCGGTTCCGGCCAATTGAAAGTGCGGGCGCAGATGAAGCCGGGCGACAGCATTTATCCGCTGGCCGAGCGCATCAACCACATGGCCGACCGCATCGAGACGCTGCTGGAAGCGCAGCGCGGACTGCTGCATTCGGTGTCGCACGAAATTCGTACGCCGATCGCGCGGCTGGAATTCGCCTTGGAACTGCTGCACGATACCGTCGGCGACACCGTGCTGGAAAAGCGCATCGGCAGCATGCAGGGTGACCTGACGGAGCTGAAGTCCCTCGTCAGCGAACTGCTGGGCATGGCCCGGCTGGACAGCGAACAGCCGCTGCGCTACGAAACCTTCGACGTGACCGAGGCGCTGCGCAACTGCGCCAACGGCTTGCCGCCGGCCGAGGTCTCGCTCGACGTGTCCGTGCCGGACGGCCTCGGCACCTACTATGGCGACTGCCGCCTGCTGATGCGCGCCACCGGCAACCTGCTGCGCAATGCGCAAAAGTATGCCAACGGCCAGGTGGCGCTGTCGGCCGCGCGCAAGCTGGGCGGCGTGACGATCGTCGTCGATGACGACGGCGCCGGCATTCCGGAAGAGGAACGCGAAAAGGTGTTCGAACCGTTCTACCGGCTCGATCGCAGCCGCGACCGCAACACGGGCGGATTCGGCCTGGGCTTGTCGATCGCCAGCAAGGCCGTGTCGCTGCATGGGGGCACGCTCAAGATCGAGACCTCGCCCTTGGGCGGCGCCCGCTTCGTCATCACGCTGCCGCCTGCCTGA